The following coding sequences lie in one Loxodonta africana isolate mLoxAfr1 chromosome X, mLoxAfr1.hap2, whole genome shotgun sequence genomic window:
- the LPAR4 gene encoding lysophosphatidic acid receptor 4: MGDRRFIDFQFQDLNSSLRPRLGNVTANNTCIVDDSFKYNLNGAVYSVVFILGLITNSASLFVFCFRMKMRSETAIFITNLALSDLLFVCTLPFKIFYNFNRHWPFGDTLCKISGTAFLTNIYGSMLFLTCISVDRFLAIVYPFGSRTIRTRRNSAIVCAGVWILVLSGGISASLFSTTNVNNATTTCFEGFSKRVWKTYLSKITIFIEVVGFIIPLILNVSCSSVVLRTLRKPATLSQIGTNKKKVLKMITVHMAVFVVCFVPYNSVLFLYALVRSQAITNCLLERFAKIMYPITLCLATLNCCFDPFIYYFTLESFQKSFYINTLIKMESLFKTETPLTTKPSLPAIQEEVSDQTMNNGGELMLESTF; encoded by the coding sequence ATGGGTGACAGGAGATTCATTGACTTCCAATTCCAAGATTTAAATTCAAGCCTCAGACCCAGGTTGGGCAATGTTACTGCCAATAATACTTGCATTGTTGATGATTCCTTCAAGTATAATCTGAATGGTGCTGTCTATAGTGTTGTATTCATCCTGGGTCTGATAACGAACAGTGCCTCCCTGTTTGTCTTCTGCTTCCGCATGAAAATGAGAAGTGAGACCGCCATTTTCATCACCAATCTGGCTCTCTCtgatttgctttttgtttgcACCCTACCTTTCAAGATATTTTACAACTTCAACCGCCACTGGCCTTTTGGTGACACCCTCTGCAAGATTTCTGGGACTGCATTCCTTACCAATATCTATGGGAGCATGCTTTTCCTCACCTGTATTAGTGTGGATCGTTTCCTGGCCATTGTTTATCCCTTTGGATCTCGTACCATTAGGACCAGGAGGAATTCAGCCATTGTGTGCGCTGGGGTTTGGATCTTAGTCCTCAGTGGTGGTATTTCAGCCTCTTTGTTCTCCACCACTAATGTCAACAATGCAACCACCACCTGCTTTGAGGGCTTCTCCAAACGTGTCTGGAAGACCTATCTGTCCAAGATAACCATATTTATTGAAGTTGTTGGGTTCATTATTCCTCTAATATTAAATGTCTCTTGCTCTTCTGTGGTGCTGAGAACCCTCCGCAAGCCTGCTACACTGTCTCAAATTGGGACCAACAAGAAAAAAGTATTGAAGATGATCACAGTGCATATGGCAGTTTTTGTGGTATGCTTTGTGCCCTACAACTCAGTCCTTTTTCTGTATGCCTTGGTGCGTTCGCAAGCCATTACCAATTGCTTGTTGGAAAGATTTGCAAAGATCATGTACCCAATCACTTTGTGCCTTGCCACTCTGAACTGTTGCTTTGATCCTTTCATCTATTACTTCACTCTTGAGTCCTTCCAGAAGTCCTTCTATATTAATACCCTTATCAAGATGGAGTCCCTGTTTAAGACTGAAACACCTCTGACCACAAAGCCTTCCCTTCCAGCTATTCAAGAGGAAGTTAGTGATCAAACAATGAATAATGGTGGCGAATTAATGCTAGAATCCACTTTCTAG